One window of the Saccopteryx bilineata isolate mSacBil1 chromosome 2, mSacBil1_pri_phased_curated, whole genome shotgun sequence genome contains the following:
- the ANGEL2 gene encoding protein angel homolog 2 isoform X3: MEGIIKRHWEYMCNHNKEKTKILGEENVDPKYEDSENKFDFSVMSYNILSQNLLEDNSHLYRHCQRPVLHWSFRFPNILKEIKHFDADVLCLQEVQEDHYGTEIRPSLESLGYHCEYKIRTGRKPDGCAICFKHSKFSLLSVSPVEFYRPDVPLLDRDNVGLVLLLQPKIPSGASPAICVANTHLLYNPRRGDIKLTQLAMLLAEISSVAHQKDGSFCPIVMCGDFNSVPGSPLYSFIKEGKLNYEGLAIGKVSGQEQSSRGQRILSIPIWPPNLGISQNCVYEVQQVPKVEKTDSDLTQTQLDKTEVLVTAERLSSYLQHHFSLSSVYSHYLPDTGIPEVTTCHSRSAITVDYIFYSVEKEDVAGQPGAEVALVGGLKLLARLSLLTEQDLWTVNGLPNENNSSDHLPLLAKFRLEL; encoded by the exons ATGGAAG GCATCATAAAACGGCATTGGGAATATATGTGTaaccataataaagaaaaaacgAAGATCCTGGGAGAGGAAAATGTTGACCCTAAATATGAAGACAGTGAGAACAAGTTTGACTTCTCAGTGATGTCCTATAATATACTTTCACAAAATTTATTGGAAGATAATTCACACCTCTATAGACACTGCCAGCGGCCAGTATTACACTGGAGTTTTAGGTTTCCCAATattctgaaagaaattaaacactTTGATGCAGAT gtACTTTGTTTGCAAGAAGTTCAAGAAGATCATTATGGAACAGAGATCAGGCCAAGTTTGGAATCTCTGG GTTATCACTGTGAATACAAGATTCGGACAGGAAGGAAACCGGATGGCTGTGCCATTTGCTTCAAACATTCCAAATTTTCACTCTTATCAGTGAGCCCAGTGGAATTCTACCGCCCTGATGTTCCTCTGTTGGACAGAGACAATGTTGGATTAGTGTTACTCTTGCAGCCCAAAATTCCAAGTGGTGCCTCTCCTGCAATCTGTGTAGCTAACACACATCTTTTATATAATCCAAGGCGAGGTGACATTAAACTGACCCAACTGGCAATGCTTCTGGCAGAGATTTCCAGTGTTGCCCATCAGAAAGATGGCAGCTTCTGCCCTATTGTTATGTGTGGGGACTTTAATTCTGTTCCTGGTTCTCCGCTCTATAGTTTCATAAAGGAAGGAAAACTGAATTATGAAGGACTTGCCATAGGAAAG GTATCTGGCCAGGAACAGTCTTCACGGGGACAAAGAATTTTATCTATTCCAATTTGGCCCCCAAACCTAGGTATCTCACAGAACTGTGTGTATGAGGTACAGCAGGTACCAAAAGTAGAAAAGACAG aCAGTGATCTGACACAAACACAGCTAGATAAAACGGAAGTGCTGGTGACAGCTGAAAG GTTATCTTCATACTTACAGCACCATTTCAGCTTGTCGTCTGTTTATTCACATTATCTTCCTGACACTGGAATCCCAGAAGTGACCACGTGTCATTCCCGAAGTGCCATCACCGTGgactatattttctattctgTGGAAAAGGAGGATGTTGCCGGGCAGCCAG GAGCTGAAGTTGCTTTGGTTGGTGGCTTGAAGCTTCTAGCTAGACTGTCACTTCTTACAGAACAAGACTTATGGACTGTTAATGGACTTCCGAATGAAAATAACTCTTCAGATCATCTGCCTTTATTGGCTAAGTTCAGACTTGAGCTCTGA
- the ANGEL2 gene encoding protein angel homolog 2 isoform X5, whose protein sequence is MCNHNKEKTKILGEENVDPKYEDSENKFDFSVMSYNILSQNLLEDNSHLYRHCQRPVLHWSFRFPNILKEIKHFDADVLCLQEVQEDHYGTEIRPSLESLGYHCEYKIRTGRKPDGCAICFKHSKFSLLSVSPVEFYRPDVPLLDRDNVGLVLLLQPKIPSGASPAICVANTHLLYNPRRGDIKLTQLAMLLAEISSVAHQKDGSFCPIVMCGDFNSVPGSPLYSFIKEGKLNYEGLAIGKVSGQEQSSRGQRILSIPIWPPNLGISQNCVYEVQQVPKVEKTDSDLTQTQLDKTEVLVTAERLSSYLQHHFSLSSVYSHYLPDTGIPEVTTCHSRSAITVDYIFYSVEKEDVAGQPGAEVALVGGLKLLARLSLLTEQDLWTVNGLPNENNSSDHLPLLAKFRLEL, encoded by the exons ATGTGTaaccataataaagaaaaaacgAAGATCCTGGGAGAGGAAAATGTTGACCCTAAATATGAAGACAGTGAGAACAAGTTTGACTTCTCAGTGATGTCCTATAATATACTTTCACAAAATTTATTGGAAGATAATTCACACCTCTATAGACACTGCCAGCGGCCAGTATTACACTGGAGTTTTAGGTTTCCCAATattctgaaagaaattaaacactTTGATGCAGAT gtACTTTGTTTGCAAGAAGTTCAAGAAGATCATTATGGAACAGAGATCAGGCCAAGTTTGGAATCTCTGG GTTATCACTGTGAATACAAGATTCGGACAGGAAGGAAACCGGATGGCTGTGCCATTTGCTTCAAACATTCCAAATTTTCACTCTTATCAGTGAGCCCAGTGGAATTCTACCGCCCTGATGTTCCTCTGTTGGACAGAGACAATGTTGGATTAGTGTTACTCTTGCAGCCCAAAATTCCAAGTGGTGCCTCTCCTGCAATCTGTGTAGCTAACACACATCTTTTATATAATCCAAGGCGAGGTGACATTAAACTGACCCAACTGGCAATGCTTCTGGCAGAGATTTCCAGTGTTGCCCATCAGAAAGATGGCAGCTTCTGCCCTATTGTTATGTGTGGGGACTTTAATTCTGTTCCTGGTTCTCCGCTCTATAGTTTCATAAAGGAAGGAAAACTGAATTATGAAGGACTTGCCATAGGAAAG GTATCTGGCCAGGAACAGTCTTCACGGGGACAAAGAATTTTATCTATTCCAATTTGGCCCCCAAACCTAGGTATCTCACAGAACTGTGTGTATGAGGTACAGCAGGTACCAAAAGTAGAAAAGACAG aCAGTGATCTGACACAAACACAGCTAGATAAAACGGAAGTGCTGGTGACAGCTGAAAG GTTATCTTCATACTTACAGCACCATTTCAGCTTGTCGTCTGTTTATTCACATTATCTTCCTGACACTGGAATCCCAGAAGTGACCACGTGTCATTCCCGAAGTGCCATCACCGTGgactatattttctattctgTGGAAAAGGAGGATGTTGCCGGGCAGCCAG GAGCTGAAGTTGCTTTGGTTGGTGGCTTGAAGCTTCTAGCTAGACTGTCACTTCTTACAGAACAAGACTTATGGACTGTTAATGGACTTCCGAATGAAAATAACTCTTCAGATCATCTGCCTTTATTGGCTAAGTTCAGACTTGAGCTCTGA
- the ANGEL2 gene encoding protein angel homolog 2 isoform X4: protein MLGIIKRHWEYMCNHNKEKTKILGEENVDPKYEDSENKFDFSVMSYNILSQNLLEDNSHLYRHCQRPVLHWSFRFPNILKEIKHFDADVLCLQEVQEDHYGTEIRPSLESLGYHCEYKIRTGRKPDGCAICFKHSKFSLLSVSPVEFYRPDVPLLDRDNVGLVLLLQPKIPSGASPAICVANTHLLYNPRRGDIKLTQLAMLLAEISSVAHQKDGSFCPIVMCGDFNSVPGSPLYSFIKEGKLNYEGLAIGKVSGQEQSSRGQRILSIPIWPPNLGISQNCVYEVQQVPKVEKTDSDLTQTQLDKTEVLVTAERLSSYLQHHFSLSSVYSHYLPDTGIPEVTTCHSRSAITVDYIFYSVEKEDVAGQPGAEVALVGGLKLLARLSLLTEQDLWTVNGLPNENNSSDHLPLLAKFRLEL from the exons ATGCTAG GCATCATAAAACGGCATTGGGAATATATGTGTaaccataataaagaaaaaacgAAGATCCTGGGAGAGGAAAATGTTGACCCTAAATATGAAGACAGTGAGAACAAGTTTGACTTCTCAGTGATGTCCTATAATATACTTTCACAAAATTTATTGGAAGATAATTCACACCTCTATAGACACTGCCAGCGGCCAGTATTACACTGGAGTTTTAGGTTTCCCAATattctgaaagaaattaaacactTTGATGCAGAT gtACTTTGTTTGCAAGAAGTTCAAGAAGATCATTATGGAACAGAGATCAGGCCAAGTTTGGAATCTCTGG GTTATCACTGTGAATACAAGATTCGGACAGGAAGGAAACCGGATGGCTGTGCCATTTGCTTCAAACATTCCAAATTTTCACTCTTATCAGTGAGCCCAGTGGAATTCTACCGCCCTGATGTTCCTCTGTTGGACAGAGACAATGTTGGATTAGTGTTACTCTTGCAGCCCAAAATTCCAAGTGGTGCCTCTCCTGCAATCTGTGTAGCTAACACACATCTTTTATATAATCCAAGGCGAGGTGACATTAAACTGACCCAACTGGCAATGCTTCTGGCAGAGATTTCCAGTGTTGCCCATCAGAAAGATGGCAGCTTCTGCCCTATTGTTATGTGTGGGGACTTTAATTCTGTTCCTGGTTCTCCGCTCTATAGTTTCATAAAGGAAGGAAAACTGAATTATGAAGGACTTGCCATAGGAAAG GTATCTGGCCAGGAACAGTCTTCACGGGGACAAAGAATTTTATCTATTCCAATTTGGCCCCCAAACCTAGGTATCTCACAGAACTGTGTGTATGAGGTACAGCAGGTACCAAAAGTAGAAAAGACAG aCAGTGATCTGACACAAACACAGCTAGATAAAACGGAAGTGCTGGTGACAGCTGAAAG GTTATCTTCATACTTACAGCACCATTTCAGCTTGTCGTCTGTTTATTCACATTATCTTCCTGACACTGGAATCCCAGAAGTGACCACGTGTCATTCCCGAAGTGCCATCACCGTGgactatattttctattctgTGGAAAAGGAGGATGTTGCCGGGCAGCCAG GAGCTGAAGTTGCTTTGGTTGGTGGCTTGAAGCTTCTAGCTAGACTGTCACTTCTTACAGAACAAGACTTATGGACTGTTAATGGACTTCCGAATGAAAATAACTCTTCAGATCATCTGCCTTTATTGGCTAAGTTCAGACTTGAGCTCTGA